Proteins encoded together in one Planctomyces sp. SH-PL14 window:
- a CDS encoding molybdopterin-dependent oxidoreductase, with translation MNRSDFLDEHFELTRRHFLKAGVVSLAAAELTSIGQAEEKPPAPAPSPLKRAKPPKAGVRPEPYFTPTQDFQDVSRGRPLPHSLPEEKKTEVGLTRETWRLEVLSDPDHPAKLGRQFTKADGTAFDFPALLRLAEKHAVRFPKVMTCLNLGCPLGMGLWEGVPLRELIWLTAPRENLRRVFYYGYHNDDPAQMFRSSLPVGRVLEDPPGLPPVILCYKLNGEWLDAERGGPVRVVVPEHYGFKSIKWLTHLYLTNLPAANDTYAEQNNDVDSPLKTFAATLSFPREIKTGDEILASGYAQVGVAGLSKVQVWIESEAQPHAQDDPYFTTAPWTDAQLLPAPDKWTGLEGGRVPAGTYGFDDHGVPKAWPLRLTNAHWAGRLPALPPGEYTFRCRSVDERGHGQPMPRPFRKSGYAAIEAIRFKVTE, from the coding sequence ATGAATCGCTCCGACTTCCTCGACGAGCACTTCGAACTCACCCGCCGCCACTTTCTCAAAGCCGGTGTCGTCAGTCTCGCGGCAGCCGAGTTGACCAGCATCGGGCAAGCCGAAGAGAAACCGCCGGCCCCCGCCCCGTCCCCACTCAAACGAGCCAAACCGCCCAAAGCCGGGGTCCGTCCCGAGCCCTACTTCACCCCCACGCAGGATTTTCAAGACGTCTCGCGCGGCAGGCCGCTGCCACACTCCCTCCCCGAAGAGAAGAAGACCGAAGTCGGCCTCACGCGGGAGACCTGGCGTCTCGAAGTTCTCTCCGATCCCGACCACCCCGCCAAACTCGGACGCCAGTTCACCAAGGCCGATGGAACCGCCTTCGACTTCCCCGCACTGCTGAGGCTGGCCGAGAAGCACGCCGTCCGCTTCCCCAAGGTCATGACCTGCCTCAACCTCGGCTGCCCGCTCGGCATGGGGCTCTGGGAAGGGGTCCCGCTTCGCGAGCTGATCTGGCTCACCGCCCCGCGCGAAAACCTCCGCCGCGTCTTCTACTACGGCTACCACAACGACGACCCGGCCCAGATGTTCCGCAGCTCGCTCCCGGTCGGTCGCGTGCTCGAGGACCCACCCGGACTCCCGCCGGTCATCCTCTGCTACAAGCTCAACGGCGAATGGCTCGACGCGGAACGCGGCGGGCCGGTCCGGGTCGTCGTCCCCGAGCACTACGGCTTCAAATCGATCAAGTGGCTGACCCACCTCTACCTCACCAACCTTCCCGCCGCCAACGACACCTATGCCGAGCAGAACAACGACGTCGACAGCCCCCTGAAAACCTTTGCCGCAACGCTCTCCTTCCCGAGGGAGATCAAGACCGGCGACGAGATCCTGGCCTCCGGCTACGCCCAGGTCGGGGTCGCGGGCCTCTCTAAAGTCCAGGTCTGGATCGAGTCCGAAGCCCAGCCTCACGCGCAGGACGACCCGTACTTCACCACCGCCCCCTGGACCGACGCCCAGCTTCTGCCCGCCCCTGACAAATGGACCGGCCTCGAAGGCGGAAGAGTTCCCGCGGGCACCTATGGATTTGACGACCATGGCGTCCCCAAGGCTTGGCCGCTCAGACTCACCAACGCCCACTGGGCCGGCCGACTCCCCGCGCTTCCGCCCGGCGAGTACACCTTCCGTTGTCGCAGCGTCGACGAACGGGGGCACGGCCAACCGATGCCCCGCCCATTCCGAAAGTCC
- a CDS encoding PfkB family carbohydrate kinase — protein MTTVHTVGTLLQHEGQLHIQAGGLTYNRRKSRLCKTKKEAFVGRILALGSVHMDIIANIDRSTKKNVDKIGSLTYTVGGTAFNVAANLRHGGQNVALYSVLKAGSHSSTTITAEMGRRGISTAYIRFQRLPAESGFIAHTENGEVQSAVSCIGIQDANLDYNDIAKAINNSSLIAIDCNLATEQIHQLHKLAKKSGKPLCICAVSESKVSRIFNNKFSDSGPAFKFVILNQNELAKATAGKTAISTEELCKSFSTEYIILTKSQIGFDVIEPTARHENLKVNVEHVVSPLGAGDALYAAMCHHFSAQGKLSIEEAKEDARRFLVPVLTSKHATPVVKGPHKGPSPDRTSVLAIGALLGAVTAVVYGFFGPGLTRFTFGILLIVVAVLSGFSGCQIDLLITQEEADPFRAIDRKNAIVKQAFGVAAGVISAFLFFLPQLIGSREFQDLKQSEPVPFGLQVLIPFCFIVAFIGGLTADAILRRVKLIDISKIEPSKAERPE, from the coding sequence ATGACGACAGTGCACACTGTCGGTACACTTCTGCAACATGAGGGCCAACTCCACATACAAGCGGGCGGCCTCACCTACAATCGCAGAAAAAGTCGGCTCTGCAAAACCAAGAAAGAGGCATTTGTGGGACGAATCCTAGCACTGGGCTCTGTCCACATGGACATTATTGCGAACATTGATCGCAGCACAAAAAAAAATGTCGACAAGATTGGATCTCTGACTTACACCGTGGGAGGCACCGCATTTAATGTCGCCGCCAACTTGCGACACGGCGGCCAGAATGTCGCTCTCTACTCCGTACTCAAGGCGGGGAGCCACAGCTCGACGACTATCACAGCAGAGATGGGGCGACGCGGCATATCTACTGCTTATATTCGTTTTCAACGCCTGCCCGCGGAGAGTGGGTTTATTGCGCACACCGAAAACGGAGAAGTCCAAAGCGCCGTCTCATGCATTGGCATTCAAGATGCCAACCTAGACTACAACGACATCGCAAAAGCAATAAACAACAGCTCCCTGATCGCAATTGACTGCAACCTTGCAACGGAGCAGATCCACCAGCTGCACAAACTTGCAAAGAAGTCTGGCAAGCCGCTTTGCATTTGTGCCGTATCCGAGAGCAAAGTGTCCAGAATATTCAACAACAAGTTCAGCGACAGTGGCCCGGCGTTCAAGTTTGTAATACTGAACCAAAATGAACTCGCCAAAGCCACAGCCGGCAAAACAGCCATCAGCACCGAGGAACTATGCAAGTCATTTTCAACAGAATATATCATACTAACAAAAAGCCAAATTGGATTCGACGTTATCGAACCCACAGCGAGACACGAGAATTTAAAAGTCAATGTGGAACACGTCGTGTCGCCACTTGGTGCTGGCGACGCTCTGTATGCTGCAATGTGCCATCACTTCTCGGCCCAAGGGAAACTCAGCATCGAAGAAGCAAAAGAAGACGCCAGAAGATTTCTGGTACCAGTCCTGACTTCAAAGCATGCTACGCCGGTAGTCAAGGGTCCTCACAAAGGGCCATCACCTGACAGGACCTCGGTTCTTGCAATCGGCGCACTGCTTGGGGCAGTTACGGCAGTCGTGTACGGCTTTTTCGGCCCCGGCCTCACCCGTTTCACATTCGGAATTCTGCTGATCGTGGTCGCTGTACTATCAGGATTCTCGGGGTGCCAGATAGACCTCTTAATTACCCAAGAGGAAGCCGACCCATTTAGAGCAATCGACAGAAAAAACGCCATCGTCAAACAAGCATTCGGCGTTGCTGCAGGCGTCATATCCGCCTTCTTATTCTTCCTCCCGCAGTTAATCGGAAGCAGAGAGTTCCAAGACCTGAAGCAAAGCGAACCGGTGCCATTTGGCCTGCAAGTATTGATACCATTTTGTTTTATCGTAGCTTTTATTGGGGGGCTCACGGCTGATGCGATTCTTCGCCGCGTAAAACTGATTGATATCTCGAAAATAGAACCCTCAAAAGCCGAGCGCCCAGAATGA